A single region of the Neisseria zoodegmatis genome encodes:
- a CDS encoding DUF6531 domain-containing protein yields MASFGNTIGILIPQPSAPAMVSQGSANPPEPLTNAAGPVDVIEMVADVASTALSIVSPDSAVSAAVDVASTVISLASMIPGVPGPKPPTKKTVKGFSGGGGMGFNGGLVTQGKGKKGRGRKGRPAGGRGAGSGGCPCKGGGKGGAVGRPVNAILGIKVLPEETDFVFDSPLPLIWQRSYYSDQPGNGWLGQGWSLPFSMRLERVEDGFLYIDEQGREIPLPDIDDEQDEPQYADNEDDFDTEEADPIADPAEEDPYGLEDAYFDHEEQIYFSQVSDGLYQIASPDGGARLWFAEVDEGDGIYQLIAQLNRNHHHIRLCYGDNGLPHSVYDSNGRQFQLHFSSIRLNDSDEVFDAAAEHGVFVGKDDNLYVNRLTSVTFNSRELVRYGYDGYGDLTAVYGRDGKRLRGFAYRNHIMIEHNQPDGLVSRYEYDRYDTDGKVLNSHTNLGEAWTFDYREGYTRVTDALGREEIYGFDENYEEIYHIDAAGHRTDSERDDWGRVTLQRDELGRETRFGYDTFGNVISITAPDGSRTQIDYHDTLNLPVAVNDPAGRITEYAYDGRGNLIQITDPAGHSTGYTYNEQWLPAAITDALGKTKQLEYDSDGRLIRYTDCSGQSTRFSYTEYGDLETVTDALGHTTRHHYDAAGNHIRSDYPDGSSESFEYDRINRLIAHIDGLGAKTEYELAVDGLPVKRTNALGHSFGYRYDQARRLTVLTNENGDSYRLDYDNTDNLIQETGWEGKITGYAYDAAGQLSEQTEYGLSDGPKADRPEIWHIHRFKRNILGQLVEKTSRRIDGTPVPAEEGKHYSRTRFDYDPLTGNLVKARNRHSSVELVYDVLDRLVSETTVHNGQSASVGYAYDPLGNRIQTVLPDGRSINYLYYGSGHLHQINLDGETISDIERDRLHQEIQRTQGALTSRYDYDPMGRLKHQTATANRTLQHNGKLNTLVGGAVRRSYRYDKAGNLIQTADQRSGVLDYVYDKLGRIESAVNKQTGSSEKFAFDPAHNILSDKVSDGLKDTQGLSEHLSDRHHTGHLKGRNIGKGNRLEAYNGTEYTYDALGNMIYRQLSNGESQLFQYDSENQLIRAEIKKPKGNTEIWEYAYDPFGRRLSKERKDKLAWTSTAPKRTHFVWDGTRLLQEYSHKGSYTYVYTDQDSYEPLAQVFDNHKDQQQYLFYFHNNQIGTPHEMTDIHGNLLWYGSYSAWGSIASEKRIYENIHQPFRLQNQYFDAETGLHYNFFRYYEAETGRFTNQDPIGLVGGENLYFFAPNTQRWIDILGLSPSSILDRALGGKVGDRLSAHHLIPVEIWAEKKNFLDSIGLQDQRDRASNGLLIPGSRAAYLDGAGKGMRVYHSSNHPNYSDMVRQRLNAIEQSKMSDKDKRRAVRKLQIELRRRIWAGNVPHLTCGNQRNRMN; encoded by the coding sequence ATGGCATCTTTCGGCAACACCATAGGCATTCTCATTCCCCAGCCTTCCGCGCCGGCCATGGTATCCCAAGGCTCCGCCAATCCGCCCGAACCGCTGACCAATGCCGCCGGCCCCGTTGATGTGATTGAGATGGTGGCCGATGTCGCTTCTACCGCTTTATCGATTGTTTCCCCCGACTCTGCCGTATCCGCAGCCGTTGATGTGGCTTCTACCGTGATTTCCTTAGCCTCGATGATTCCCGGTGTGCCGGGGCCGAAGCCGCCTACTAAAAAGACCGTTAAAGGGTTCAGTGGCGGCGGTGGAATGGGATTTAACGGCGGGCTGGTTACTCAGGGGAAAGGTAAAAAAGGCAGGGGGCGTAAAGGCAGACCTGCAGGAGGAAGGGGAGCCGGTTCGGGAGGTTGTCCGTGTAAAGGCGGTGGCAAGGGCGGTGCAGTCGGTCGTCCGGTGAATGCCATACTGGGTATTAAAGTCCTTCCCGAAGAAACCGACTTTGTTTTCGATTCCCCTCTCCCCCTAATCTGGCAGCGCAGCTACTATTCCGACCAACCCGGCAACGGCTGGTTGGGGCAGGGCTGGTCGCTGCCGTTTTCGATGCGGTTGGAACGGGTGGAAGACGGTTTCCTCTACATTGACGAACAAGGCCGGGAAATTCCGCTGCCGGATATCGACGACGAGCAAGACGAACCGCAATATGCCGATAATGAAGACGACTTCGACACAGAAGAGGCCGACCCCATTGCCGACCCTGCGGAAGAAGACCCCTACGGTTTGGAAGATGCCTATTTCGACCACGAAGAGCAAATCTATTTTTCACAAGTTTCAGACGGCCTCTACCAAATCGCCTCACCTGACGGCGGTGCCCGTTTATGGTTCGCCGAAGTCGACGAGGGCGACGGCATTTACCAGCTCATCGCCCAACTCAACCGCAACCATCACCACATCCGCCTTTGCTACGGTGACAACGGACTACCGCACAGCGTTTACGACAGCAACGGCAGGCAGTTCCAATTACATTTCTCCTCCATCCGCCTAAACGACAGCGACGAAGTATTCGATGCCGCTGCCGAACACGGCGTATTTGTCGGCAAAGACGACAATCTTTACGTCAACCGCCTAACCTCGGTTACCTTCAACAGCCGCGAACTGGTGCGCTACGGCTACGACGGCTACGGCGATTTGACCGCCGTTTACGGCCGCGACGGCAAACGTCTGCGCGGTTTCGCCTACCGCAACCACATCATGATCGAGCACAACCAGCCCGACGGGTTGGTATCGCGTTACGAATACGACCGTTACGACACCGACGGCAAAGTGCTCAACAGCCATACCAATCTCGGCGAAGCATGGACGTTCGACTACCGCGAGGGCTACACCCGCGTTACCGACGCATTGGGCAGGGAAGAAATTTACGGTTTCGACGAGAACTACGAAGAAATTTACCACATCGATGCCGCCGGCCACCGTACCGATAGCGAACGTGACGACTGGGGGCGGGTTACCCTTCAACGCGACGAACTCGGCCGCGAAACCCGTTTCGGCTACGACACCTTCGGCAACGTGATCAGCATCACCGCCCCCGACGGCAGCCGCACCCAAATCGACTACCACGACACTTTAAACCTGCCGGTTGCCGTCAACGACCCCGCCGGCAGAATCACCGAATACGCCTACGACGGGCGCGGCAACCTGATTCAAATTACCGACCCCGCCGGCCACAGCACCGGGTACACCTACAACGAACAATGGCTGCCCGCCGCCATTACCGACGCACTGGGCAAAACCAAACAGCTAGAATACGATTCAGACGGCCGACTGATCCGCTATACCGATTGCTCAGGCCAATCCACCCGTTTCAGCTACACCGAATACGGCGACTTAGAAACCGTTACCGATGCCCTCGGCCATACCACCCGCCATCATTACGACGCAGCCGGCAACCACATCCGCAGCGACTACCCCGACGGCAGCAGCGAAAGTTTCGAATACGACCGCATCAACCGTCTGATTGCCCATATCGACGGCCTCGGTGCCAAAACCGAATACGAACTGGCGGTGGACGGCTTACCGGTCAAACGCACCAACGCCCTCGGCCATAGCTTCGGCTACCGTTACGACCAAGCTCGCAGATTAACCGTCCTTACCAACGAAAACGGCGACAGCTACCGCCTCGATTACGACAACACCGACAACCTGATTCAAGAAACCGGCTGGGAGGGCAAAATCACCGGCTACGCCTACGATGCCGCCGGCCAACTGAGCGAACAAACCGAATACGGCCTTTCAGACGGCCCCAAAGCCGACCGCCCCGAGATTTGGCACATCCACCGCTTCAAACGCAATATCCTAGGCCAGCTTGTAGAAAAAACCAGCCGCCGCATCGACGGCACCCCCGTTCCCGCCGAAGAGGGCAAACATTACAGCCGCACCCGCTTCGACTACGACCCGCTGACCGGCAATCTGGTTAAAGCCCGCAACCGCCACAGCAGCGTCGAACTCGTTTACGACGTACTCGACCGGCTCGTCAGCGAAACCACCGTCCACAACGGCCAAAGCGCCAGCGTCGGCTACGCCTACGACCCGCTCGGCAACCGCATTCAAACCGTTCTCCCCGACGGCCGCAGCATCAACTACCTCTACTACGGCAGCGGCCACCTGCACCAAATCAACCTCGACGGCGAAACCATCAGCGACATCGAACGCGACCGACTGCATCAGGAAATCCAAAGAACCCAAGGCGCCTTAACCAGCCGCTACGACTACGACCCGATGGGCCGTCTGAAACACCAAACCGCCACCGCCAACCGGACGTTGCAGCACAACGGCAAACTCAATACCCTGGTCGGCGGCGCAGTGCGCCGAAGCTACCGCTACGACAAAGCCGGCAACCTGATTCAAACCGCCGACCAACGCAGCGGCGTATTGGATTACGTGTACGACAAACTCGGGCGGATTGAAAGCGCCGTCAACAAACAAACCGGCAGCAGCGAAAAGTTCGCCTTCGACCCCGCACACAATATCCTGTCGGATAAGGTTTCAGACGGCCTCAAAGACACCCAAGGCCTGTCTGAACACCTTTCAGACAGGCATCACACAGGCCATCTGAAAGGCCGCAACATCGGCAAAGGCAACCGCCTCGAAGCATACAACGGCACCGAATACACCTACGATGCCTTGGGCAATATGATTTACCGCCAGCTGTCCAACGGTGAAAGCCAGTTGTTCCAATACGACAGCGAAAACCAACTTATCCGCGCAGAGATTAAAAAGCCCAAAGGCAATACCGAGATATGGGAATACGCTTATGATCCGTTCGGGCGCAGACTGAGCAAAGAGCGCAAAGACAAATTGGCGTGGACGAGCACCGCGCCGAAACGGACGCATTTCGTTTGGGACGGAACAAGACTGCTTCAGGAGTATAGCCATAAGGGCAGCTATACCTACGTTTACACCGACCAAGATTCTTACGAACCCTTAGCCCAAGTCTTTGATAACCACAAAGACCAACAACAATATCTTTTTTATTTCCACAACAATCAGATTGGCACACCTCATGAGATGACCGACATTCACGGTAATTTACTGTGGTATGGCAGTTACTCGGCTTGGGGTTCTATCGCGTCTGAAAAGCGCATCTATGAAAACATTCATCAGCCGTTCAGGTTGCAAAACCAGTATTTTGATGCTGAAACGGGGCTTCACTATAACTTCTTCCGTTACTACGAAGCAGAGACAGGACGTTTTACCAATCAAGACCCAATAGGTTTGGTTGGTGGGGAGAACCTGTATTTTTTTGCGCCTAATACGCAAAGATGGATTGATATTTTAGGATTATCTCCAAGTAGTATTTTAGATAGAGCACTTGGAGGGAAAGTAGGAGATAGACTTTCTGCGCACCATTTAATTCCAGTAGAAATTTGGGCAGAAAAGAAAAATTTCTTAGATAGCATCGGACTTCAGGATCAACGAGATCGGGCTAGTAATGGCTTATTGATACCCGGCAGTAGAGCTGCTTATTTGGATGGAGCAGGGAAAGGTATGAGAGTTTATCATAGTTCCAATCATCCAAATTATAGCGATATGGTAAGGCAACGGTTAAATGCTATAGAGCAATCCAAGATGTCTGATAAAGATAAAAGAAGAGCTGTCCGAAAACTTCAAATTGAGTTAAGAAGGCGAATTTGGGCAGGGAATGTTCCCCATCTTACATGTGGCAATCAGAGAAATAGAATGAATTAG